The genomic interval TGGATAAAGTGATTGAAACCATGTACGAAACCGGTAAAGACATGAACGCCAAATACCGTGAAACCTCGCGCGGCGGCCTGGCCATCAAGGTGGTGCAGTGCGAATAAACGTTGATCGGGTCATCGTCCGCGCGGGATAGGCGTTAATGTCGGATATGGATGTGCGACGCGGACAATAGCAACCGGGACAATAGCCACTCGAACCATGGCAATCAAACTATGGCAATCACACCATAGCAATCACACCATAGAAAAAGGGCTGATGCAGACGCATCGGCCCTTTTTACTTACTGGTTACTGGTTACTGGTTACTGACACTATCAACGGTTATCTGGTTATCCACTACCGCTGACGCTTCGGAAAAGCACCGCCCGGATTACCGCTCTCGCCAACGTCTCACAGATACCATCAGGGTTATCCGTTACCGCTCGTGCTTAAAAAACCCCGCGTGTTTTACCGCTACCGCCGACATCCCGCCCAAAGCGCGCCGGTTATCGGTTATCGGCAAGTCAGACGTTCTTTTTTTCGCTGCTCGGCCAGGACCAGATCAGGTTGTTTTCCGCCGCCGAGACATACCAATCCAGCGCGCTGCTGGCTGTCGCCGCCTTGGGTACGCTAGCGTCGACCGGCATAGCGCCGGCCGGGAAGGCTGCATTTTTCTTGCGGATACGCATCGGCGTTTTCGACTGTTCGCCGTTCACCTGCGCATTGAAGGTTTCCACGCTGGCGTCAAATAAAACGCCCTCCAGCTGATGCAGCCGATTCAGGCCGCGCAGAATGGACAACAGGCTGCTCAACGTGATGGATTCGCCCATTTCGGCGCGTTTGATGGTGGCGATGCCCAGCCCGGCTCGCTCGGCTAAATCGACCTGCGATAATCGTTGCTGGATACGTGCATCTTTTATCCGTCGGCAAAGCTCGGTGATGATGTCACCTTCGCTCATGGTGCTGAATCTCATAATGCTATTGGCCGCCCCGCTGTTAAAGTGCGCATATTCTACCATTGCACCGATAAATGGCGGAGGCGGGCCGGCAACAAAACGCCGGATTCTCGACGCAGGTCAATTTTTCATAAGAAAAAGATATGACAATTCACCCAAAACGCCCGGTGATGTAGTCTTCGGTGCGCCGTTCGGACGGCGCGGTGAATAGCGCATCGGTGTGGTTATATTCGATAATGCGCCCCTGATGGAGAAAGGCGGTGTAATCCGATACTCGTGCCGCCTGTTGCATATTATGCGTCACCAGCACCAGCGTAAACCGCTGCTTCAGCGCCCCGATCAGTTCTTCAATCACCAGCGTAGAAATCGGATCCAGCGCCGACGTCGGCTCGTCCAGCAACAGAATCTCCGGCTCGATGGCGATCGCCGGCGATCACTAAACGCTGTTGCTGGCCGCTGGAGAGCGTCAATGCGTTATCGCTCAAGCGGTCTTTCACCTCATGCCACAACGCCGCCGCTCGCAATGCGCTCTCCACGGCGTCATCCAGCACACGGCGCGTCTTCACGCCTTGCAGCCGCAGGCCGTAGATCACATTGTCGTAAATGGACTTCGGAAACGGGTTCGGCCGCTGAAACACCATACCGACACGGCGACGCAGCATCGGTACATCCACCGCTGGATCGTTGATCTTCATATCCTGCAGATAGATATCGCCTTCAATCCGGCAATTATCCAGCAGATCGTTCATGCGATTGAAGCAACGCAACAATGTCGATTTACCGCAGCCGGAAGGGCCAATCAGCGCAGTAACGCGATGTTTCGGAATACGCAGCGAGATATCGCACAGCGCTTGTGTGCCGCCGTAATACAGGCTGAGGTGATCCACCGACAACGCCGTCTGCTCATCGCTAAGCTGCTGAACATCCATCAAGGGTAGCGATTCCGACTGTTTGAACATGCCCATCCATTTACTCCCGTTACTCAAAGCGACATCGCCCGGTATTTTTCGCGCAGCACATGGCGGATGCCAATCGCCGACAGGTTCAACACCACCACAATCAGTACCAGCAGCAGCGCCGTGGCGTACACCAGCGGGCGCGACGCCTCCACATCCGGGCTTTGAAACGCCAGATCGTAAATCTGGAATCCCAGATGCATGAATTTCCGCTCCAGGTGCAGATAAGGGAACAGGTCGTCCACCGGCAATGCCGGCACCGATTTCACCACCCCCACCAGCATCAAAGGCGCGGTTTCACCGGCGGCGCGCGCCACCGCCAGAATCAACCCGGTCATCATCGCCGGCACCGCCATCGGCAGCACCACATGCCACAGCGTTTCCGCTCGTGTCGCCCCCAACGCCAGCGACCCATGACGAATCGACGCCGGGATGCGTGATAGCCCCTCCTCCGTCGCCACGATCACCACCGGCAATGTCAGCAGCGCCAACGTCAGCGACGCCCATAACAATCCTGGCGTACCAAATGTCGGGTTGGGCAACGATGCGCTGTAAAACAGTGAATCCAGCGTTCCGCCGACCAGATAGACGAAGAAGCCCAGCCCAAATACGCCATAGACGATGGAAGGCACCCCCGCCAGGTTCGCCACGGCGATCCGCACCCAGCGCGTTAATCCATTATTATCAGCATATTCATGCAGATACACTGCCGCCACCACCCCCAGAGGCATCACGATGATCGACATCAGAATCACCATCAGGATGGTGCCGAAAATGGCGGGGAACAGTTGGCCCGGCCCGCTGTTATCCGGCGAGAAACGGGCCATCATCGATACCAGCGTCTGCCAGGCGTGCGCCACTTTCTGCACGGTGGTCATGGTGTTCGGGTACCATGCCGCCTCGATCAACTTCACCGGGATCTCATGCTTACGGCCATCGGCGTCTCGCAGGAGCAACGTGGTGCGATTAATTTCGCTGTTAAGGCTGACCAGTTGCTGGTTCAACGCATCAAACTGACGCTCCAGCTCGATACGCTCCGCCCGCAGCCGCGCCTGGGTGCGGCTATCCAACCGGTTTTCCTGCCGGCGCTGGTGTTCTTCCAGCCGTAGTGCGTCGAACTGCTGGTTGATTCTGACCATGCTTTTCAACCGAATGTCCTGCGCACGCCCCATCAACGTCTGCACTTGCGCAATACGTTGTTGCAGCGCAGCCGCCGGATTTCCCGCCACCAGCGGCTGACCATCCTCCGTCATGCCGTCCAGATAGCCATACGCCATCCCGTTGACGGTACGGCGCAACGCCAGCAATGCCGAAGCACGCTCCCTTTGCGCGACGTCGGTGGACAACAACGTCTGGAAACTCTGCCCGTACACTTCCCGCATACCGGTTTTCACCAGATAACGGCTGACCGTCTCCTGCGGCGGCAGCGTGATGCCAACCGCTTTCCGCTGCTGCGGCGAAAGCGGCTGCTCACTGTACAATTCGCCAATTAACTGACGCGGGCTGCCTTGCCGATCGTTGTAACTGAAGGACCACAGCGGCTGCGGCCAGAGATAACGGGCGCTCTGACCAGCCAACAGGATAAACACCGCCGCCAGCGCGATCAGACTGAAGCTGATGGAAGACGCCGTCAGCCAGATCCACGGCGTGCCGCCGCCAAACCAGCGTTTCATGCCTGCTCTCCCTCATCGCGATAACGTCGACGCAGACGTTGGCGAATTGCCTCCGCCAACGTGTTGACGACAAAAGTAAAAATGAATAACGCCAACGCCGCGAAAAACAGCACCCGGTAATGGCCGCTCGCCATCGCCGCCTCAGGCATCTCGATAGCAATATTCGCCGCCAGCGAACGCAGCCCCTGCAACAGGCTGTTATCCATCACCGGCGTGTTGCCCGTCGCCATCAATACAATCATCGTTTCGCCGACTGCACGGCCGAAACTCAGCATCAACGCGGCAAAAATCCCGGAGCTGGCCGAGGGCAGAATCACGCGCCACAACGTCTGCCAGGCGGTCGCCCCCAATGCCAGCGAGCCCTGGCTCAACGCAGCGGGGACGCTGAATAGCGCGTCCTCCGCCAGCGAAAAAATCAGCGGGATCAGGGCAAAACCCAACGCTACGCCAGCGACCAGCGCGTTACGCTGGCTGAACCCGTCGCCCAACCATTGCCAAAGCGGTTGCCCCAGCAACGCCATCTCCAGCCGCGGCCCCAACCAGCAGGCCGTCGCCAGCATCAGCAACATGGCGGGGATCAGCAACATGGCATCCCACCCCGTCGGCAAGCGCCTGCGCCAACGCGCCGGCAAGCGATCCAACCACCAGCCGCACGCCAGCACCGCCAGTGTCCACAGCACCGGCAGTAACAGTAACGAAGCCAGATAATCGGCCATCTGCGGCGCCAGCCAGAGCGCCGCGATAAGCCCGATCACTACGGTAGGCAACGCGCCCATGATTTCCATTGTCGGTTTTACCCAACGCCGCAACGTCGGCGCCATAAAACAAGCGGTATAGACGGCAGCGGCCAGCGCCAGCGGCGTGGCGAACAGCATGGCGTAAAACGCCGCTTTGAGCGTCCCCGCCAGTAAAGGCGTCAGGCTAAATTTGGCTTGATAACTGTCATCGGCCGCCGTCGGCTGCCAGACATAATCAGGATGGGGATAGTTCTCGTACCAGAGCTTTTGCCAAAGCCCGCGCCAGCCGATATCCGGGTACGCATTGTCCAACTGATAGGCATGCCAGCCCCGCGGCGACTCAATCAACAATGCTCGCCCATGCGGCGAAAATGCCGCCAACGTCGCCGACGATGCCAGTTGTGCAGTCAGCAATGCGCCCGGCTGTTTACTGGCGAATAACGAAAACGCCCCCGTGGGGGTCAGGGTGGCAAACACCCGGCGACGGGGTTCGACAATCAGGCGGAATGGTGGTTCGGCCACCGGAAAATGACGCGCCGCAGTGAGCCGCATACCGTTCTCCGTCGGGGTATCAAACCATTGGCTGAGAGCGCCATTGGCGTCATTGATCAACAGCGAATGCCCACCGGCCAGCAAGGAGAGTGAAAAAGGCGCCGTGCCGGGAAGCGCCAGGGTTTCACGCAGATTTAGCGCCGAACCGCGCCACTCCCACACCGTTAACCGACGTTCAGACAAGGTATACAGTTGTTGCCCATCCGGCGCGAGCAACAGTTGCCCGACAACATCGTCCAATGCAATTCGCCCGCCCGGCGTCATACCCGCCGCCCCCGGCAAATACCATCGCAACTGGTTATCCTGCGTCACCACGGCAAGGCGCGGGCCGTCGTCTCCATGGGCAATCGCTAATAATCGCAACGGCGCGGCATCGCCATCTAACGTCAACGGACTGGAGCCTAGCGGGAACCGCCATTGCGGCGTCGCGCCTGCGGGCTGCGACAGATCAGGTTGCACGATGCTCACGGAACCGTCGGGATGCCCCAGCGCCAGCAGCGGCTGCTCATCAACGCTGCCGGCAGTCAAAACCACCTCGGGCATACGAGAAAGACGCGCGATGCGCTGACCGTGCGTCAGCGAAATCCATTCGCCGTTTCCATGACGATCAAGACGAAAACCGGTTTGACCATCATCGCTGATGCCGAGCGCTACCGCCGGTTCCCGGTCGTCCAATGTCACATCCTGTACTGCATGGATTGAGGGCGGGAAGAACAACGGAATCACGACATACAGCAGATAGAAAAAAATCAGCAGCAGCGCCAGCAACACCAGCCAACCGCTTCCCACTACGATCCGGTGGGTCAGGCGATCAATCAACGCCCGCCGTTTGTCCCGATACGGTAATCTGCCTGTGTCTGCCATCGCTGTCGTCGTCAATCCTGCCGGTTCGTTTGAAATCGGTAGCCAATACGGTCTGACGCCCGAAACGACATTCGGCCCGCCGGATGATTTGGCTTACTATCACCATAAATGGGGTACATATGTTGCCTTTACCCCTGGAATATGACAATGGTAAGTCTGCCCGTGCATTCGCTTTTATCGTCATGTGCACGCCACAATGCGGGTAGATAGTAGCTGCACTTTATTAAAAATAGTGTAACGGAGTGACAATGAGTCAGGACAAACTCTATATAGACAAAGAGTTGAGCTGGTTATCTTTCAATGAACGTGTACTGCAGGAAGCCGCAGATAAAAGCAACCCGCTGATAGAACGTATGCGTTTTCTGGGCATCTACTCCAGCAACCTGGATGAATTCTACAAAGTCCGTTTTGCCGACCTCAAGCGCCGTATCCTGATCAATGAAGAACAGGGCTCCGACAGTGGATTGCGCCATCTGTTGAATAAAATACAGGAACGAGTGCTAAGAACCGACCAACTGTTCGACAACCTTTACAACGAACTGCTGCTGGAAATGGCTCGCAACCAGATTTTTCTAGTCAACGAGCGGCAGGTTTCCCCCAGCCAGCAAATCTGGCTGCGTGAGTATTTCCGTCAGTACCTGCGCCCGCTGATTACCCCGATCTTGCTGCTGCCGGAGACCAATCTGGTCGAGTTTCTCAAAGATGACTACACCTATCTGGCCGTAGAAATTATCCGCGGCGACAGAACCGATTACGCACTGCTGGAAATCCCTTCGGATAAGATTCCGCGCTTCGTCGATCTGCCATCAGAAGCGCCGCGCCGTCGCAAGACAATGATATTGATAGATAATATTCTTCGTTACTGTTTGGATGACATCTTCAGGGGCTTTTTTGACTTCGATTCGCTGAACGCCTATTCGATGAAGATGACTCGTGATGCCGAATACGATCTGGTCACGGAAATGGAGTCCAGCCTGCT from Musicola paradisiaca NCPPB 2511 carries:
- a CDS encoding helix-turn-helix domain-containing protein → MRFSTMSEGDIITELCRRIKDARIQQRLSQVDLAERAGLGIATIKRAEMGESITLSSLLSILRGLNRLHQLEGVLFDASVETFNAQVNGEQSKTPMRIRKKNAAFPAGAMPVDASVPKAATASSALDWYVSAAENNLIWSWPSSEKKNV
- the pstA gene encoding phosphate ABC transporter permease PstA, with translation MKRWFGGGTPWIWLTASSISFSLIALAAVFILLAGQSARYLWPQPLWSFSYNDRQGSPRQLIGELYSEQPLSPQQRKAVGITLPPQETVSRYLVKTGMREVYGQSFQTLLSTDVAQRERASALLALRRTVNGMAYGYLDGMTEDGQPLVAGNPAAALQQRIAQVQTLMGRAQDIRLKSMVRINQQFDALRLEEHQRRQENRLDSRTQARLRAERIELERQFDALNQQLVSLNSEINRTTLLLRDADGRKHEIPVKLIEAAWYPNTMTTVQKVAHAWQTLVSMMARFSPDNSGPGQLFPAIFGTILMVILMSIIVMPLGVVAAVYLHEYADNNGLTRWVRIAVANLAGVPSIVYGVFGLGFFVYLVGGTLDSLFYSASLPNPTFGTPGLLWASLTLALLTLPVVIVATEEGLSRIPASIRHGSLALGATRAETLWHVVLPMAVPAMMTGLILAVARAAGETAPLMLVGVVKSVPALPVDDLFPYLHLERKFMHLGFQIYDLAFQSPDVEASRPLVYATALLLVLIVVVLNLSAIGIRHVLREKYRAMSL
- a CDS encoding ABC transporter permease subunit → MADTGRLPYRDKRRALIDRLTHRIVVGSGWLVLLALLLIFFYLLYVVIPLFFPPSIHAVQDVTLDDREPAVALGISDDGQTGFRLDRHGNGEWISLTHGQRIARLSRMPEVVLTAGSVDEQPLLALGHPDGSVSIVQPDLSQPAGATPQWRFPLGSSPLTLDGDAAPLRLLAIAHGDDGPRLAVVTQDNQLRWYLPGAAGMTPGGRIALDDVVGQLLLAPDGQQLYTLSERRLTVWEWRGSALNLRETLALPGTAPFSLSLLAGGHSLLINDANGALSQWFDTPTENGMRLTAARHFPVAEPPFRLIVEPRRRVFATLTPTGAFSLFASKQPGALLTAQLASSATLAAFSPHGRALLIESPRGWHAYQLDNAYPDIGWRGLWQKLWYENYPHPDYVWQPTAADDSYQAKFSLTPLLAGTLKAAFYAMLFATPLALAAAVYTACFMAPTLRRWVKPTMEIMGALPTVVIGLIAALWLAPQMADYLASLLLLPVLWTLAVLACGWWLDRLPARWRRRLPTGWDAMLLIPAMLLMLATACWLGPRLEMALLGQPLWQWLGDGFSQRNALVAGVALGFALIPLIFSLAEDALFSVPAALSQGSLALGATAWQTLWRVILPSASSGIFAALMLSFGRAVGETMIVLMATGNTPVMDNSLLQGLRSLAANIAIEMPEAAMASGHYRVLFFAALALFIFTFVVNTLAEAIRQRLRRRYRDEGEQA